From the Flavimarina sp. Hel_I_48 genome, one window contains:
- a CDS encoding bifunctional metallophosphatase/5'-nucleotidase — translation MKLNLLFINDVHGYLAPHPELFYDETGEVVETAGGYAHIAGLVEDIRRKNPNTLLLDGGDTLHGTKPLVDSKGEAIIPILNALKPDALVGHWDFGYGPEQLQKINKALNFPILGCNVFAENGFNFLQPTALFEKEDVKIGVIGICAMIVDKVMPEKMSEGLKFTTGIDELPKYIKQLKKEGADIIVLLSHNGFPQDVELLKKVDGIDICLSAHTHNRLYAPIEVNGARIVQCGCHGVFVGNFTIVFEENKIKNYDYELIKVDNSVPKNTEMDKLVQKALKPYQEISTTALGHTKEILHRYNTTNSTMDNLLLKAIAHITKTDIAFSNGWRYGAPIAVGKITENDLYNIAPMNPPVSTVELTGIEIKEMLEENLERTFCSNPLKQMGGYAKRVLGLQINMRIENPKGHRIQEIYYKGSHLNLDKTYKVSFVTMQGVSKKYGKNRKKHNQKAVEAMKTYLKENPEFSPDTIKSFRLV, via the coding sequence ATGAAACTGAACCTATTATTTATAAACGACGTGCACGGATACCTTGCACCGCATCCCGAGTTATTTTACGATGAAACCGGAGAGGTAGTGGAAACAGCTGGCGGTTATGCGCATATTGCAGGATTGGTTGAAGACATCCGTAGAAAAAACCCGAACACGCTTCTTCTTGATGGAGGCGATACCCTGCACGGAACAAAACCCTTAGTGGATTCGAAAGGCGAAGCCATTATTCCCATTTTAAATGCGTTAAAACCCGACGCTCTAGTTGGACATTGGGATTTTGGATATGGTCCAGAACAGTTACAAAAAATTAACAAAGCGTTGAATTTTCCGATACTTGGCTGCAATGTCTTTGCCGAGAACGGTTTCAACTTCTTACAACCAACAGCGCTATTTGAAAAAGAAGATGTAAAAATAGGAGTTATCGGCATCTGCGCAATGATTGTAGATAAAGTGATGCCGGAGAAAATGAGCGAAGGTTTAAAATTTACTACGGGAATAGATGAGCTTCCCAAGTATATTAAACAATTAAAAAAAGAAGGAGCAGATATCATCGTACTGCTTTCGCATAACGGTTTTCCGCAGGACGTTGAACTTCTGAAAAAAGTAGATGGAATCGATATTTGTTTGAGTGCCCATACCCATAATCGCCTTTATGCTCCAATTGAAGTCAACGGAGCACGTATTGTGCAATGTGGATGCCACGGTGTATTTGTAGGTAATTTTACTATTGTTTTTGAAGAAAATAAAATTAAAAACTATGATTACGAGCTCATAAAAGTGGATAATTCGGTACCGAAAAATACTGAAATGGATAAGTTAGTTCAGAAAGCTTTAAAGCCCTATCAAGAAATTAGTACGACTGCTTTAGGCCATACCAAAGAGATATTACATCGTTATAATACCACAAATTCCACAATGGATAATCTTCTCCTGAAGGCCATTGCACACATAACAAAGACTGATATTGCATTTTCAAATGGATGGCGTTACGGTGCGCCTATTGCAGTGGGAAAAATTACTGAAAATGACCTTTACAATATCGCTCCAATGAATCCACCTGTTTCAACGGTTGAGTTGACGGGTATAGAAATCAAGGAAATGTTAGAGGAAAATCTTGAACGTACTTTTTGTAGCAATCCGCTTAAACAGATGGGCGGCTATGCAAAACGTGTTTTAGGATTACAAATAAATATGCGTATAGAAAACCCAAAGGGACATCGCATTCAGGAAATCTACTATAAAGGTTCTCATCTTAATTTGGATAAAACCTACAAAGTTAGTTTTGTAACAATGCAAGGTGTCTCAAAGAAATATGGTAAAAACCGAAAAAAGCACAATCAAAAAGCTGTTGAAGCTATGAAAACTTATTTAAAGGAAAACCCAGAATTCAGTCCAGATACTATAAAAAGTTTTCGACTGGTATAG
- a CDS encoding protein-disulfide reductase DsbD family protein — translation MRYLKLVLVFIIALVSQIAQSQMMEAPEWEAEVQERSIAPGDTITVLFTAEIPQDWYMYSSDFYPNLGPIVTEFNFNDSEQFELLGGLEPIGQKKKYDELFEGEYTYFTKEAKFKQRFIVNSERPNIKAMASYQICSDVNGQCIPFKSDITVFGNVPKKPSDVVKTDTDASTPIALEAFDNEFKTTEKEGQGFSFLLTFFLLSFGAGLVALLTPCVFPMIPMTVSFFTKSNTSRQKGIAQAILYGVSIIAIYTIVGTLFSVLFGADFANFLSTHWIPNLFFFAIFVLFALSFFGLFEIRLPNKFVNKMDSQSNKGGMLGIFFMAFTLVLVSFSCTGPIAGTILLQAADGETIQPLVGMFGFSLAFALPFTLFAIFPNWLRSMPKSGGWLNTVKVVLGFVELALALKFLSIVDQVYHWEILNRDVYLALWIVIFTFLGFYLLGKITFPHEQKPKNTSVGRVMSALLVFSFVVYLIPGLLGAPLKALAGYMPPLSSQDFVLNSPLVSSVSNSTAEVSECGAPKYGNLLELPYGIQGYFDYEQALACAKKQHKPLFIDFTGHGCVNCREMEAAVWSDPKVLKKLKEDYVVVALYVDEKTELPEDEWYVSAYDDRVKKTMGGQNLDFMIQKLNANAQPYYTLIDTKGSLLSDPKGYDLDVGNFVEFLDNGLEEFESRNTNQILLSSDSKGAEFSSSVN, via the coding sequence ATGCGATATCTAAAATTAGTATTGGTATTCATCATCGCGCTTGTAAGCCAAATTGCGCAATCGCAAATGATGGAAGCACCTGAATGGGAAGCGGAAGTACAAGAAAGAAGCATTGCCCCAGGCGATACGATCACCGTACTTTTTACCGCCGAAATCCCGCAAGATTGGTATATGTATTCCAGCGACTTCTACCCTAACCTTGGGCCAATAGTCACAGAATTCAATTTTAACGATAGTGAACAATTTGAACTATTGGGTGGTCTGGAACCGATAGGACAAAAGAAAAAATATGATGAGCTGTTTGAGGGAGAATACACTTATTTCACAAAAGAGGCAAAATTTAAACAGCGGTTTATAGTCAATTCTGAGCGTCCTAATATCAAGGCAATGGCATCTTACCAAATATGTTCAGATGTAAATGGGCAATGTATTCCTTTCAAAAGTGATATTACAGTATTTGGGAATGTTCCCAAAAAACCATCGGATGTTGTCAAGACCGATACTGATGCTTCGACACCTATTGCCTTGGAGGCTTTTGACAATGAATTTAAAACCACCGAGAAAGAAGGACAGGGCTTTTCATTTTTGTTGACGTTTTTCCTTTTATCATTTGGCGCAGGTCTAGTGGCCTTACTGACGCCCTGCGTTTTCCCAATGATACCAATGACTGTTAGCTTTTTCACAAAATCGAATACCAGTCGTCAAAAGGGAATTGCACAGGCCATTTTGTACGGAGTTTCCATTATAGCAATTTACACTATAGTTGGCACTTTATTTTCAGTATTGTTTGGTGCAGATTTCGCTAACTTTTTAAGTACGCATTGGATACCAAACCTGTTTTTCTTTGCCATATTCGTATTATTTGCGCTTTCCTTTTTTGGTTTATTTGAAATACGATTGCCAAATAAATTTGTGAATAAAATGGATTCACAGTCCAATAAAGGTGGGATGTTGGGCATCTTCTTTATGGCCTTTACGCTGGTCTTGGTAAGTTTTAGCTGTACAGGCCCCATTGCAGGGACCATTCTCTTGCAGGCTGCCGATGGAGAAACCATACAGCCCTTGGTGGGAATGTTCGGGTTTTCGTTGGCCTTTGCCTTGCCGTTTACCCTCTTCGCAATCTTTCCCAATTGGCTAAGGTCTATGCCCAAAAGTGGTGGTTGGCTGAATACCGTTAAGGTCGTGCTTGGTTTTGTAGAATTGGCACTTGCCTTAAAATTCCTGAGCATTGTGGACCAAGTCTATCATTGGGAGATCCTGAACCGCGATGTGTACCTTGCTTTATGGATTGTTATATTCACTTTTCTTGGGTTCTACCTTCTGGGAAAAATTACATTCCCGCACGAGCAGAAACCAAAAAACACATCCGTAGGACGGGTAATGTCGGCCTTATTGGTGTTTAGTTTTGTGGTCTATCTTATTCCCGGCTTGCTGGGTGCACCCTTAAAGGCCTTGGCCGGGTATATGCCACCATTAAGTTCGCAGGATTTTGTGTTGAACTCGCCCTTAGTGTCGTCCGTCTCAAACAGTACGGCCGAAGTTTCGGAATGCGGTGCCCCAAAATACGGTAACCTGCTGGAGCTACCATATGGGATTCAGGGCTATTTTGATTACGAACAGGCTTTGGCCTGCGCCAAAAAACAGCACAAACCTTTATTTATCGACTTTACCGGTCACGGCTGTGTAAACTGTCGCGAAATGGAAGCTGCTGTTTGGTCCGACCCGAAAGTATTGAAAAAACTGAAAGAAGATTATGTGGTCGTGGCTCTTTATGTTGATGAAAAGACCGAATTGCCTGAAGATGAATGGTATGTTTCCGCTTACGATGATCGAGTGAAAAAAACCATGGGAGGTCAGAACCTCGATTTTATGATCCAGAAACTCAACGCCAACGCCCAACCGTATTATACGTTGATCGATACCAAAGGTTCCCTGTTAAGTGACCCAAAAGGCTATGATCTGGATGTGGGCAACTTTGTTGAATTTTTGGACAATGGGCTGGAAGAATTTGAAAGTAGGAACACAAATCAAATTCTTTTGAGTAGTGACTCAAAAGGTGCAGAATTCAGTTCTTCTGTAAATTAA
- a CDS encoding TlpA family protein disulfide reductase, with translation MAITLYATGLHTEVIGFAQRGLLATGLMNPDVEEIAQARMNENENKAETATMPDPSQADFNFKLIDKEGNTKSLADFKGKVIFMNMWATWCPPCIAEMPSIAKLHEEMGDEVAFVMLSLDQDFEKAKAFDKRKGYDLPIYAPAGNLPAMYQSSAIPTTFIIDAEGNLALTHKGMADYSDPDFKKFLKSLQ, from the coding sequence GTGGCCATTACGCTTTACGCAACTGGTCTACACACCGAGGTAATCGGTTTCGCCCAGCGCGGACTTTTAGCCACCGGCCTTATGAATCCCGATGTGGAGGAAATTGCACAAGCGAGGATGAATGAAAACGAAAATAAAGCTGAAACGGCAACTATGCCAGATCCCTCCCAAGCAGATTTTAACTTTAAACTGATTGATAAGGAGGGCAATACCAAGTCCTTGGCAGATTTCAAAGGCAAGGTCATCTTTATGAATATGTGGGCCACGTGGTGTCCACCGTGCATAGCAGAAATGCCAAGCATCGCTAAATTGCACGAAGAAATGGGTGATGAAGTCGCTTTTGTAATGCTATCCCTAGACCAGGATTTTGAAAAAGCAAAAGCTTTTGATAAACGTAAAGGATACGACCTGCCCATTTATGCACCGGCCGGCAACCTTCCAGCGATGTATCAATCGTCTGCAATTCCCACTACCTTTATTATCGATGCCGAAGGAAATTTGGCATTGACCCACAAGGGAATGGCCGATTATAGCGACCCAGATTTCAAAAAATTCTTAAAAAGTTTACAGTAG
- a CDS encoding sulfur reduction protein DsrE, translated as MKTYIFSSVLLMLTLFSAANMQAQQMNNSKNNYVVLTKKVPQLQPILLTAEALKKEDGDAFGDFQVIICGKKIGDITNPSKMNKFIQKAEKLGVKLVACGFSLKKFKIDTTKVPKEMKTVDNGILYNFQLQKKGYKSISL; from the coding sequence ATGAAAACATACATTTTTAGTTCAGTTTTATTAATGCTCACCTTGTTTAGCGCAGCTAATATGCAGGCGCAGCAAATGAATAACAGTAAAAACAACTATGTGGTGCTCACCAAAAAAGTACCCCAGTTACAACCCATTTTATTAACGGCAGAAGCCCTCAAAAAAGAAGATGGGGATGCCTTTGGAGATTTTCAGGTCATCATCTGCGGCAAGAAAATCGGGGACATTACGAATCCGTCCAAAATGAACAAGTTTATCCAAAAAGCCGAAAAACTGGGGGTTAAATTGGTGGCCTGTGGATTTTCCCTTAAGAAGTTTAAGATAGATACCACGAAGGTACCTAAAGAAATGAAAACCGTGGACAACGGCATCCTCTACAATTTTCAACTCCAGAAAAAAGGCTATAAAAGCATAAGCTTATAA
- a CDS encoding DoxX family protein translates to MATKILISRRSIQLLRILVSGIFLVAGFNHLLHVEKTAQRIEQASFKGIAHFFGEPQWLIILSGIVMLAAGFLFLIGYKTKWAAIILMAVLIPITLTVQVGQITTLGPLFKNIAILGGLLFFILNDTNNLLK, encoded by the coding sequence ATGGCGACCAAAATTTTGATCAGCCGTCGTTCCATACAATTGTTGCGAATATTGGTGAGCGGCATATTTCTCGTAGCGGGTTTTAATCACTTGCTCCATGTAGAAAAAACCGCCCAACGCATAGAACAAGCAAGCTTTAAGGGTATCGCCCATTTTTTTGGCGAACCGCAGTGGCTTATTATTCTATCTGGTATCGTAATGCTTGCAGCGGGGTTTTTATTCCTGATTGGGTACAAGACCAAATGGGCGGCAATAATCTTGATGGCGGTTTTGATCCCCATTACCTTAACGGTTCAGGTAGGGCAGATTACCACTCTTGGACCGTTATTTAAGAACATAGCAATTTTAGGTGGACTTCTCTTTTTTATATTGAACGACACCAATAACCTTTTAAAATAA
- a CDS encoding YeeE/YedE family protein, translating to MDLIYEPWPWYVAGPLIALTMFILLFLGKQFGMSSNLRTMCSIGGAGKAAEFFKLDWKKERWNLMVVLGAVIGGFLASHYMSNNTVEINPKVARQLSQDYGIDSAGRAYMPPKLFATENLGDPFVLGILLLGGLLVGFGARYAGGCTSGHAISGLSNLQLPSLIAVIGFFIGGLVMIHFLFPLIFTV from the coding sequence ATGGACTTGATTTATGAACCTTGGCCTTGGTATGTTGCCGGGCCCTTGATTGCCCTGACAATGTTCATCCTGTTGTTTTTGGGAAAACAGTTTGGAATGTCCTCAAACCTACGGACGATGTGTTCCATAGGAGGCGCGGGTAAGGCTGCGGAATTTTTTAAATTAGATTGGAAAAAGGAACGCTGGAACCTTATGGTTGTTTTGGGGGCGGTAATTGGCGGCTTTTTGGCTTCGCACTATATGTCCAATAATACGGTGGAAATAAACCCCAAAGTCGCCCGGCAGCTTTCTCAGGATTATGGCATCGATAGTGCCGGCAGAGCCTATATGCCGCCCAAACTTTTTGCTACAGAAAATCTTGGAGACCCCTTTGTATTGGGCATATTGCTTTTAGGAGGTTTGCTGGTGGGTTTTGGCGCACGCTATGCTGGCGGCTGTACTTCCGGCCACGCGATTTCTGGATTGAGTAACCTTCAGCTTCCTTCCTTAATTGCGGTTATAGGGTTCTTTATAGGAGGCCTTGTAATGATTCACTTTTTATTCCCATTAATTTTCACAGTATGA
- a CDS encoding DUF6691 family protein, whose translation MKYIAYLSTGILFGIVMYKSEAASWFRIYEMFQFGSFHMYGIIGSALVLGIIGVQIIKHRDIKAFGNQEMQLNPKKKSIARYLIGGIIFGLGWALAGACPGPMYVLAGAGYLSILVVIAGALLGTFLYGVLKGKLPH comes from the coding sequence ATGAAATATATAGCTTATTTGTCCACGGGTATTTTATTCGGGATTGTAATGTACAAGTCTGAAGCGGCTTCGTGGTTTAGAATTTACGAGATGTTTCAGTTTGGCTCGTTCCATATGTACGGTATTATTGGTTCGGCCTTAGTTTTGGGCATAATCGGAGTTCAGATTATAAAACACAGGGACATCAAAGCTTTCGGAAATCAGGAAATGCAATTGAATCCGAAGAAAAAGAGCATAGCACGCTATTTGATTGGCGGTATCATTTTTGGATTGGGATGGGCTTTGGCGGGGGCCTGTCCAGGACCTATGTATGTGCTGGCCGGTGCGGGCTACCTTTCTATATTGGTAGTCATCGCCGGAGCTTTGCTGGGAACCTTTCTGTATGGAGTTTTGAAGGGAAAACTACCGCATTGA
- a CDS encoding DUF302 domain-containing protein, which translates to MNYYFSKTIASGFDTAVEKTTQALKKEGFGILTEIDIKATLKKKLDVDFKKYTILGACNPPYAHKALLAEDKIGTMLPCNVIVQEVEEGKTEVAAVNPLASMQAVDNATLKEIATEITEKLKSAIESL; encoded by the coding sequence ATGAACTATTATTTCAGTAAAACCATAGCGTCAGGTTTTGATACAGCCGTAGAAAAAACCACCCAAGCACTTAAAAAGGAAGGGTTCGGTATCTTGACGGAAATCGATATCAAGGCTACCCTCAAAAAGAAACTGGACGTCGATTTTAAAAAGTACACCATCTTGGGGGCCTGCAACCCCCCTTATGCCCACAAAGCCTTACTGGCCGAAGATAAAATCGGGACCATGCTCCCCTGCAACGTCATTGTGCAAGAAGTGGAAGAAGGAAAGACCGAGGTTGCCGCGGTGAACCCGCTGGCCTCGATGCAAGCGGTGGACAATGCGACCCTGAAGGAAATTGCAACCGAAATCACGGAGAAATTGAAAAGCGCCATTGAAAGTCTGTAG
- a CDS encoding multicopper oxidase family protein: protein MEKIERRKFIKLGGAATVLTLSWPLLSSCTEGATDKKPLKANPGFNPDIEIELTAKENRLPFFPNGDTGFWSFESKLIKGETSVLQKIENSYLGPVIRARKGQKIRIHFKNELPEESIVHWHGMHVPQVYDGHPTDVITNGQTYVYEFEIMNCAGTYWFHPHPHGRTGPQVYNGLAGMFIVTDEEEEKLNLPTGEFDVPVVIQDRTFDADGQLVYLDGGGGMQGKMRGFLGEQIVINGKNDSSLSLKSGCRYRLRLLNGSNSRFYKLGWEDGTPLTVIGIDGSLLDKPKTMPYAMLAVAKRLDLWVDLTDRPVGTEMKLKSLPFSAGMMGGGMMDGGMMGGNEKALPLGGAYALFSIKVDQEGTDDFALPAQLAPFNMLAASSAINEQNPRNFKFFMERMKWTINGNTWEPREATDRETVKLDTTEIWELVNSGGGMMGGGGMMGNGGMMGGKDEGGGMGNMMQMPHPIHIHQVQFNILERDTSAMDATVWNSIKEGFIDGGWQDTVLVMPGMKIKIIMRFEDFKGLFVYHCHNLEHEDMGMMRNYSIT, encoded by the coding sequence ATGGAGAAGATCGAGCGCAGAAAATTTATAAAACTAGGCGGGGCTGCTACGGTTTTGACGCTTAGCTGGCCATTGTTATCCTCCTGTACAGAAGGGGCCACGGATAAAAAACCGTTAAAGGCCAATCCAGGTTTCAATCCGGATATAGAGATCGAACTCACCGCAAAGGAAAACAGGCTTCCGTTTTTTCCAAATGGGGATACCGGTTTTTGGAGTTTTGAAAGTAAACTTATCAAAGGGGAAACTTCTGTTCTCCAAAAGATTGAAAATAGCTACCTCGGGCCGGTAATAAGGGCACGAAAAGGCCAAAAAATCCGTATCCACTTTAAGAACGAACTCCCCGAAGAGAGCATCGTGCACTGGCACGGGATGCACGTCCCCCAGGTATATGATGGGCATCCCACCGATGTCATCACCAATGGGCAGACGTATGTCTATGAATTTGAAATCATGAACTGTGCCGGCACCTATTGGTTCCACCCCCACCCCCACGGGCGTACAGGGCCACAGGTGTATAACGGTCTTGCCGGGATGTTCATAGTAACCGATGAAGAAGAGGAAAAGTTAAACCTTCCCACCGGGGAATTTGATGTTCCCGTGGTCATACAGGACCGCACCTTTGATGCAGATGGTCAACTGGTCTATCTAGATGGTGGTGGCGGGATGCAAGGTAAAATGCGTGGGTTCCTTGGGGAACAAATTGTTATAAACGGCAAGAACGACAGCTCACTTTCTTTAAAATCCGGTTGCCGCTATAGACTAAGGTTATTAAATGGGTCGAATTCCCGTTTTTATAAACTGGGGTGGGAAGACGGTACGCCCCTGACCGTTATCGGGATCGACGGCAGTCTTTTGGACAAACCAAAAACTATGCCCTACGCGATGCTTGCCGTGGCAAAACGCCTTGATCTGTGGGTAGATCTGACAGACCGTCCCGTGGGGACCGAAATGAAATTGAAAAGTCTGCCGTTTTCTGCAGGGATGATGGGCGGGGGAATGATGGATGGAGGAATGATGGGCGGTAATGAAAAGGCACTGCCCCTAGGTGGTGCGTATGCGCTTTTCAGCATCAAGGTAGATCAAGAGGGCACAGATGATTTTGCGTTGCCCGCCCAACTGGCACCTTTCAATATGCTGGCCGCTTCCTCGGCAATTAATGAGCAAAACCCGCGGAACTTTAAATTCTTTATGGAGCGCATGAAGTGGACCATTAACGGGAATACTTGGGAACCAAGGGAAGCTACAGATCGGGAAACCGTAAAATTGGATACCACAGAAATCTGGGAACTCGTGAATTCCGGTGGAGGTATGATGGGTGGCGGGGGCATGATGGGAAATGGTGGGATGATGGGCGGAAAAGATGAAGGTGGCGGCATGGGGAATATGATGCAGATGCCACACCCCATCCATATCCATCAGGTTCAGTTCAATATTCTGGAACGGGATACCTCTGCAATGGATGCCACGGTCTGGAATTCCATCAAGGAAGGTTTTATCGATGGGGGATGGCAGGACACGGTGCTGGTAATGCCGGGAATGAAAATCAAGATCATCATGCGTTTTGAGGATTTTAAAGGCCTTTTCGTTTACCACTGCCACAATCTGGAGCACGAGGATATGGGGATGATGAGGAATTATAGCATTACTTGA
- a CDS encoding single-stranded DNA-binding protein, with protein MNTLKNHVQLIGNVGQEPQITNLESGKKVARLSLATNEYYKNSEGEKVQNTEWHTIVAWGKTAEIIEKYAGKGKEIGVTGKLKSRSYEDKDGIKRYVTEVEANEILLLGTKNGNNSAD; from the coding sequence ATGAACACTTTAAAAAATCACGTACAGTTAATCGGAAACGTTGGCCAAGAGCCACAAATCACAAACCTTGAAAGCGGTAAAAAAGTAGCCCGTCTTTCACTCGCCACGAACGAGTATTACAAAAATAGCGAGGGCGAAAAAGTCCAAAATACCGAATGGCACACAATTGTAGCCTGGGGCAAAACTGCCGAAATCATCGAGAAGTATGCCGGAAAGGGCAAGGAAATCGGGGTAACCGGGAAATTGAAATCCCGAAGCTACGAGGACAAGGACGGTATCAAAAGGTACGTTACCGAAGTGGAAGCCAACGAAATCCTTTTGTTGGGAACTAAGAACGGCAACAATTCAGCCGACTAA
- a CDS encoding DUF6876 family protein, protein MKAQVNEIKEGLQHFHGSETIFQIPLLRTRYTNGLKYLAEAAECFWLITDTSIIAKSLMNRSKFITIDFKRLSEDKQDFTGYEAEIIYTDGNDNLLQKNGYRATDFPLDELRLFFVNNTLMLPSEY, encoded by the coding sequence ATGAAAGCACAAGTTAACGAAATCAAAGAGGGATTACAACATTTTCACGGTTCAGAAACCATATTCCAAATCCCATTATTAAGAACCCGTTACACCAACGGGCTGAAATATTTGGCGGAAGCTGCCGAATGTTTTTGGTTGATTACCGATACCTCAATAATCGCAAAAAGTCTTATGAACCGAAGCAAGTTCATAACCATCGACTTCAAGAGATTGTCCGAGGATAAACAGGATTTTACGGGCTACGAAGCTGAAATAATCTACACGGATGGGAATGATAACCTACTCCAAAAAAATGGGTATCGAGCAACCGATTTTCCGCTTGATGAACTGCGGTTGTTTTTTGTAAATAATACGCTGATGTTACCGAGCGAATATTAA
- a CDS encoding BfmA/BtgA family mobilization protein: MDTFIGIRFKKETAKRFQQFSRTHFKSHTEAMAVMLDFFFYNEISPREKLGPTGRTIEANLKKRINAVIAIMRDMEKTQTKPTVAMIESLFQTEAPTKKPLILEKKYAEEKPKIRFQEKKNRNNEL; this comes from the coding sequence ATGGACACATTTATCGGCATTAGATTCAAAAAGGAAACGGCGAAACGTTTTCAGCAATTTTCAAGAACTCATTTCAAGTCGCACACCGAAGCAATGGCTGTGATGCTCGATTTTTTCTTCTACAACGAAATATCCCCACGGGAAAAACTGGGCCCTACCGGAAGGACGATCGAGGCCAATTTAAAGAAACGGATCAATGCGGTAATCGCCATAATGAGGGATATGGAAAAGACTCAAACCAAACCCACCGTGGCGATGATCGAATCCCTTTTTCAGACCGAAGCACCGACAAAGAAACCTTTGATTTTAGAAAAGAAGTATGCAGAGGAAAAGCCGAAAATAAGATTTCAGGAAAAGAAAAATCGCAACAACGAACTTTAA
- the mobB gene encoding MobB family relaxase: MYITITPQKLGGNYSQSSADFVGYLEKENQGLEQESMEHFFNQYGDKISAEEVVKDIDGNGAKLKKKEPKFYSITVSPSKYELNRLQKSSEDLKNYTRELMKDYVASFNREINGRPVTIDNIKYYAKIEHQRTFKGTDKQIKENQPFATKILHLKNEIRSIDNGSMKGSTKKREREIAKLEKQAPHQQDGKRIVQGMPKAGSQSHIHIIVSRKDASNSYSLSPGSKYKASDVEMNGKNVKRGFDRDRFFENAEKTFDKTFGYQRNFAETYKARKDFIKNPKIYFASLMKLPTNEKAIAFKLMRETGIPIIPSIPTNQAQLALKVFNKLRKGLDVAIKSSSIGI, translated from the coding sequence ATGTATATCACGATCACACCTCAAAAATTGGGCGGGAACTACTCCCAAAGTTCGGCAGATTTTGTGGGCTATTTGGAAAAGGAAAATCAAGGTTTGGAACAAGAAAGTATGGAACACTTTTTCAATCAATATGGCGATAAAATTTCCGCCGAAGAAGTCGTAAAGGATATTGATGGAAACGGTGCCAAACTGAAAAAGAAAGAGCCAAAATTCTATTCGATTACGGTCAGCCCTTCTAAATATGAATTGAACCGATTACAGAAAAGTAGTGAAGATTTGAAAAACTACACTCGCGAGCTGATGAAGGATTATGTGGCATCATTCAACCGGGAAATCAATGGGCGACCCGTCACCATCGATAACATTAAATACTATGCGAAAATTGAGCACCAACGAACCTTTAAGGGAACGGACAAACAGATCAAGGAAAACCAACCCTTTGCCACCAAAATATTGCACCTAAAAAATGAGATCCGAAGTATTGATAATGGTTCGATGAAAGGAAGTACCAAGAAACGGGAAAGGGAAATCGCAAAATTAGAAAAGCAAGCCCCGCACCAACAAGATGGAAAACGGATTGTCCAGGGAATGCCAAAGGCCGGAAGCCAAAGCCATATCCACATTATCGTGAGCCGGAAAGACGCTTCCAATTCGTACAGCCTTTCGCCCGGGAGCAAATACAAAGCTTCCGATGTCGAGATGAACGGCAAGAATGTCAAACGGGGCTTTGACCGGGACAGGTTTTTTGAAAATGCCGAAAAGACCTTCGACAAGACTTTTGGCTATCAAAGGAATTTTGCAGAAACCTATAAGGCCCGGAAGGATTTTATCAAAAACCCTAAAATCTACTTTGCCTCATTGATGAAACTGCCCACCAACGAAAAGGCAATCGCTTTCAAGTTGATGCGGGAAACGGGCATCCCGATAATACCCAGCATCCCGACCAATCAGGCACAGCTTGCCCTAAAAGTTTTCAACAAGCTGCGCAAAGGTTTGGACGTGGCTATCAAATCAAGTTCAATCGGTATTTAA